From a single Polynucleobacter asymbioticus QLW-P1DMWA-1 genomic region:
- a CDS encoding MBL fold/beta-CASP domain-containing RNA metallo-hydrolase — translation MKIQFFGAAGEVTGSRHSVEVMLSGKPRHFMVDYGLFQGGREANTKNLEPLPFAAKDIEFVVLTHAHIDHSGLLPRLCAQGFKGSIYCTPATYELLKILLPDSAHLQLADLERAERKMKMGKWRGEMPFALYSREEVEMTLAQFETVEYGQIHEITPGIKLEFRNAGHILGSAIAVLDIQEDGAQKKRCVFSGDIGMKGKVLMPDPDLISEADVVLIESTYGDRLHRSLSETEEELVEVISSTMAAKGNIVIPAFAVGRTQEILFLLIDLVRKEKLPHLAIWVDSPMATAATHLTHHFFSQLDAQSQATFQWFQNHPEALDLRFIADVEESKALNKIKGGAIIISASGMCDAGRIVHHLANNLPRSQNAVIITGFQAYGSLGRQLVDKVEKVRLFGEEVLVKASIHTIGGLSAHADQAGLLDWLRGFKKPPSKVFVVHGEPESSTAFASCIRDQLNWKDVIVPERLHTYDC, via the coding sequence ATGAAGATTCAGTTTTTTGGGGCTGCTGGTGAAGTTACCGGGTCAAGACATTCGGTTGAGGTGATGCTGTCTGGCAAGCCAAGGCACTTCATGGTGGACTATGGGCTTTTCCAAGGCGGTCGTGAGGCCAATACTAAGAATTTAGAACCACTTCCTTTTGCAGCGAAGGACATTGAGTTTGTAGTTCTGACTCATGCGCATATTGATCACAGCGGCTTATTACCCCGTTTATGCGCCCAAGGTTTTAAGGGGTCCATATACTGCACCCCGGCCACGTATGAGCTACTTAAAATTTTATTGCCAGATAGCGCTCACTTGCAATTGGCAGATCTAGAGCGCGCAGAGCGAAAAATGAAAATGGGTAAATGGCGTGGTGAGATGCCATTTGCGCTGTACTCAAGAGAAGAAGTGGAAATGACTCTGGCGCAATTTGAAACGGTGGAATATGGTCAGATTCACGAGATCACTCCAGGTATTAAATTGGAATTTCGAAATGCAGGACATATATTGGGTTCTGCGATTGCTGTGTTAGATATTCAAGAAGATGGCGCCCAGAAAAAACGTTGTGTGTTTTCGGGGGATATCGGGATGAAGGGTAAGGTGTTGATGCCTGACCCGGATTTGATCTCTGAAGCAGATGTTGTGCTGATTGAATCTACCTATGGTGACCGTTTGCATCGAAGTTTAAGTGAGACTGAGGAGGAATTAGTGGAGGTAATTTCCTCTACGATGGCCGCCAAGGGCAATATAGTTATCCCCGCTTTTGCGGTTGGTCGCACACAAGAGATCTTATTTCTCCTGATTGATTTAGTCAGAAAAGAAAAACTACCGCATTTAGCGATTTGGGTAGATTCACCTATGGCTACTGCTGCTACTCACTTAACGCATCATTTCTTTTCTCAGCTCGATGCACAGTCACAAGCTACATTTCAGTGGTTTCAAAACCATCCAGAGGCACTCGATTTACGCTTCATTGCTGACGTAGAAGAATCTAAAGCCTTAAATAAGATTAAAGGCGGGGCAATTATCATTTCTGCTAGTGGAATGTGTGATGCCGGACGTATTGTCCATCACCTTGCCAATAATTTGCCGCGCTCTCAAAATGCAGTCATCATTACTGGCTTTCAAGCATATGGAAGTCTTGGCCGGCAACTAGTTGATAAGGTAGAGAAGGTTCGATTGTTTGGTGAGGAAGTCTTAGTGAAGGCTTCCATTCACACCATCGGTGGGCTCTCGGCCCATGCTGATCAAGCAGGCCTACTGGATTGGTTAAGGGGCTTTAAAAAGCCGCCTAGTAAAGTATTTGTTGTGCATGGTGAACCTGAGTCTTCAACAGCTTTCGCAAGCTGTATTCGGGATCAACTCAATTGGAAAGATGTTATTGTTCCCGAGCGTCTACACACATACGATTGTTGA
- a CDS encoding NAD(P)H-hydrate dehydratase, with protein MTSTPMNLNCFDLATRLKRGPAEHKGDAGKAILIGGAPGMAGALVLAGNACLHLGAGWTILEMFDPSSAHADANQPELMIRLASTQAHDALIKQDPDVIAIGPGLGSSPIAIEWIKAVLSFPKVPLIIDADALNCIADSEDLLNLLQHRNQQFPEMTVITPHPGEAARLLHSSSAKIQEDRQEAIHALVNQTQSIVVLKGQHTLIASPQHAVTQCMEGNPGMGTGGMGDILTGAITAIAAQGVCHQLNLWEATGIAVQLHATAADSLVEKGVGPIGLTPSETIMEMRSLLNKLL; from the coding sequence ATGACCTCTACACCAATGAACTTAAACTGCTTTGATTTGGCGACTCGCTTAAAGCGTGGCCCCGCTGAACACAAAGGAGATGCTGGCAAAGCGATCCTGATTGGGGGTGCACCAGGAATGGCAGGTGCATTAGTCCTTGCTGGTAATGCTTGTTTACACCTGGGGGCAGGTTGGACTATTTTGGAAATGTTTGACCCCTCTTCTGCGCACGCAGATGCGAATCAGCCAGAGCTGATGATTCGGCTTGCCTCCACTCAGGCTCATGACGCTCTTATCAAGCAGGATCCAGATGTGATTGCGATTGGCCCCGGCTTAGGTAGCTCACCCATAGCAATTGAGTGGATAAAGGCTGTACTCTCTTTTCCGAAGGTACCGCTCATCATTGATGCAGATGCATTAAATTGCATAGCGGACTCTGAAGATTTATTGAATTTGTTGCAACACCGTAATCAGCAATTTCCAGAAATGACCGTGATTACCCCGCACCCTGGTGAAGCAGCGAGACTTCTGCACAGTAGCTCAGCCAAAATTCAAGAAGACCGACAAGAAGCAATTCATGCATTAGTAAATCAGACCCAATCCATTGTGGTTTTAAAAGGTCAGCACACCCTCATTGCATCCCCTCAGCATGCAGTGACTCAATGCATGGAAGGCAATCCTGGAATGGGGACAGGCGGCATGGGGGACATCCTTACCGGTGCCATTACCGCTATTGCAGCCCAAGGCGTATGCCATCAGCTCAATCTCTGGGAGGCTACGGGCATTGCCGTTCAACTTCACGCGACTGCAGCGGATAGTCTCGTGGAAAAAGGGGTTGGACCCATTGGCTTAACCCCCTCAGAAACGATTATGGAGATGAGAAGCCTGCTAAATAAGCTGTTATAA
- a CDS encoding aminotransferase class V-fold PLP-dependent enzyme, whose translation MPGLLPNVDPDGLLEFSVVYTDRSLNHMSEEFKRVMVDISSVLKDAYNASSAVIVPGSGTFGMEAVARQFANNEKCLVLRNGWFSYRWTQIFDLAHITSDVSVIKGRQLENSAQGVFAPAPIEEVVAFIKREKPAVVFAPHVETSAGIILPDDYLKAVGEAVHSVNGLFVLDCIASGAMWVDMKACNVDVLITAPQKGWSSSPCCALIALGERARERIDATQSSSFSMDLKKWLQIMEAYEKGGHVYHTTMPTDALKILRNVMKETQALGFAALKAKQVELGTKVRDLLVSKGYHSVSAKGYQAPGVVVSYTKDPDIQSGKKFIALGLQTAAGVPLQCDERPDFRTFRIGLFGLEKLAHVDRTVGHLAAALEKITETEAQPA comes from the coding sequence ATGCCAGGCTTACTTCCCAATGTTGATCCAGATGGATTATTAGAGTTCTCGGTTGTTTACACCGACCGCTCTTTAAATCACATGTCTGAAGAATTTAAGCGCGTGATGGTCGACATTTCTAGTGTTTTAAAAGATGCTTATAACGCCAGTTCTGCAGTGATTGTTCCGGGTAGCGGCACTTTTGGAATGGAGGCGGTTGCCCGCCAATTTGCCAATAACGAAAAATGCTTGGTTTTGCGTAACGGTTGGTTTAGTTATCGTTGGACGCAGATTTTTGATTTGGCTCATATTACGAGCGATGTTTCTGTTATCAAAGGCCGTCAATTAGAAAATTCAGCACAGGGTGTATTTGCCCCAGCGCCAATCGAGGAAGTCGTCGCTTTCATTAAGAGAGAAAAGCCAGCAGTAGTATTTGCGCCGCATGTGGAAACTTCTGCCGGCATCATCTTGCCTGATGACTACCTCAAAGCGGTTGGTGAGGCAGTGCATTCTGTGAATGGTTTGTTTGTATTGGACTGCATTGCCTCCGGTGCAATGTGGGTCGATATGAAAGCTTGCAATGTCGATGTATTGATTACAGCCCCACAAAAGGGTTGGAGTAGCTCCCCATGCTGCGCGTTAATCGCTCTTGGTGAGCGGGCGCGTGAGCGTATCGATGCCACACAAAGCAGCAGCTTCTCTATGGATCTGAAGAAGTGGTTGCAAATTATGGAAGCCTATGAAAAAGGTGGACATGTGTATCACACCACTATGCCAACAGACGCATTGAAAATATTGCGTAATGTTATGAAAGAAACGCAGGCCTTAGGCTTTGCTGCTTTGAAAGCTAAACAAGTAGAGCTAGGTACTAAGGTGCGTGATTTGTTGGTATCTAAGGGCTATCACTCAGTTTCAGCTAAGGGCTATCAAGCCCCGGGTGTGGTGGTGAGTTACACCAAAGATCCAGATATTCAATCTGGCAAGAAATTTATTGCCTTAGGTTTGCAGACTGCTGCTGGAGTTCCATTGCAGTGTGATGAAAGACCTGATTTCCGTACATTCCGCATTGGCTTATTTGGTTTAGAAAAGCTAGCTCATGTTGATCGTACTGTTGGGCACTTAGCTGCAGCCTTAGAAAAAATTACCGAAACTGAAGCACAGCCTGCCTAA
- a CDS encoding FABP family protein, whose protein sequence is MNEFPQDIFTEPQGYSVDTLSNLGPLTGMAGIWEGIRGMDVKPKAAGPKKQAYVERIELQPVDPQTNGPQLFYGLRYHTHITKPDQVKTYHDQVGYWLWEPATGNVIHTLTIPRGMITMACGKADAHAKQFELLAKEGDPSAGISSNPFLNYAFRTVEYRIQVTIHDDQSWSYEQDTVMKIKDHIELFHHVDTNTLRKIGEATPNPLAR, encoded by the coding sequence ATGAATGAATTTCCCCAAGATATCTTTACTGAGCCTCAAGGCTACTCAGTAGACACTCTCAGCAACCTAGGCCCCCTCACCGGCATGGCCGGGATTTGGGAGGGTATTCGGGGAATGGATGTAAAGCCAAAAGCGGCTGGCCCCAAGAAACAAGCCTATGTCGAGCGCATTGAACTTCAGCCAGTTGACCCCCAAACTAATGGCCCTCAATTGTTTTATGGCTTGAGGTATCACACCCATATCACCAAGCCAGATCAAGTCAAAACCTATCATGACCAAGTGGGCTATTGGCTATGGGAGCCGGCCACTGGAAACGTCATACATACGCTCACTATTCCCCGCGGCATGATCACAATGGCATGTGGCAAAGCAGATGCCCATGCCAAGCAATTTGAGCTGCTAGCCAAAGAGGGAGATCCATCTGCCGGCATTTCCTCTAACCCCTTTCTGAACTATGCATTTCGCACGGTGGAATATCGGATTCAAGTCACTATTCATGATGATCAAAGTTGGTCATATGAACAAGATACTGTGATGAAAATCAAAGATCACATAGAGCTATTCCATCACGTTGATACCAACACCTTACGCAAGATTGGTGAAGCCACCCCTAACCCCTTGGCACGTTAA
- a CDS encoding ABC transporter substrate-binding protein, which produces MKTIDPTLISSFAPTGTLRVGINLGNPILANENPNTHQLNGITIDIAQEIGKRIGLPVKLIPFKTAGATVDGVKSGEIDLVFVAIDPVRGADISYTPAYIQIEGAYMVKSNSPIKNNEEVDAPNNEIVVGKGSAYDLYLTREIQRATLLRVASSQAVIDDFMSGKGNVAAGVKQQLESDAKRYQGLRMLPGRFMVINQAIGIPKARANYESATAYLSETIAELKQSGFVAASMQKHQIQGAKVAE; this is translated from the coding sequence GGAACGTTACGAGTGGGTATTAACTTAGGCAATCCTATCCTAGCTAATGAAAATCCAAATACGCATCAGCTCAATGGCATCACAATCGATATTGCCCAAGAAATTGGAAAGCGTATTGGCCTCCCTGTGAAGCTAATCCCCTTTAAAACGGCGGGTGCCACAGTAGATGGCGTGAAGTCTGGTGAGATTGATTTAGTCTTTGTCGCCATCGATCCAGTAAGAGGTGCCGATATCAGCTATACACCGGCATATATTCAGATTGAAGGCGCCTATATGGTGAAGAGCAACTCTCCCATTAAGAATAACGAAGAAGTAGATGCGCCCAATAATGAAATCGTCGTCGGCAAAGGAAGTGCATATGATCTTTATCTCACGCGAGAAATTCAACGGGCCACACTACTTCGAGTAGCAAGCTCTCAAGCAGTAATTGATGACTTTATGTCGGGCAAAGGCAATGTTGCAGCTGGCGTTAAGCAACAACTAGAGAGTGATGCCAAACGATATCAGGGTTTGCGGATGCTGCCCGGTCGCTTTATGGTGATTAACCAAGCAATTGGCATTCCGAAAGCCCGAGCCAATTATGAGAGTGCTACCGCTTACTTAAGCGAAACCATTGCTGAATTAAAACAATCTGGATTTGTAGCAGCATCAATGCAGAAACATCAAATTCAAGGTGCGAAAGTGGCTGAGTAA
- a CDS encoding DMT family transporter yields MQSASAAHHHRRYLYGILMAGVGSMLFSGKAILVKLAFGYGANAETLIALRMLMALPLFWSIYWWESRRKQMSPLTWLDRGKLFFLGFLGYFLSSYVDFLGLQYISVGLERIVLYLTPTIVLVISYFVLQKPITRMQWYALVVGYLGVTVVFIQDASSTGIHAWLGMLLVFTSACSYAMYMIGSGEMVRRIGSVRLVVYASSASAVLSIAQSTIYDPSAIFNQVAPIYWLSLLNASLCTVIPMLLIMIAINRIGSPLVAQAGILGPVSTIFMGYLILSEPVTWMQIGGMTLVIAAMWLLVRSDPPKKKSPDSNESSDVDDAKILN; encoded by the coding sequence ATGCAATCAGCCAGCGCAGCGCATCATCATCGACGTTACCTCTACGGCATCCTCATGGCCGGAGTGGGTTCGATGCTCTTCTCGGGAAAAGCGATTTTGGTCAAGCTTGCTTTTGGATATGGCGCGAATGCTGAAACGCTGATTGCCTTGCGCATGCTCATGGCACTCCCTCTTTTTTGGAGCATCTACTGGTGGGAGTCACGTCGCAAACAGATGAGTCCACTTACATGGCTCGATCGTGGAAAATTATTTTTCTTAGGGTTTCTAGGTTATTTCTTGTCTAGCTATGTCGATTTTCTAGGCTTGCAATATATTTCAGTTGGTCTAGAGCGCATTGTTCTGTATCTGACGCCAACGATTGTCTTGGTAATCTCTTATTTTGTTTTGCAAAAACCCATCACTCGAATGCAGTGGTATGCACTAGTCGTTGGATATTTAGGTGTGACAGTGGTATTCATTCAGGATGCAAGCTCCACGGGCATTCATGCTTGGTTGGGGATGCTGCTCGTCTTTACTAGTGCTTGCAGCTATGCCATGTACATGATCGGCTCTGGAGAGATGGTTCGCCGCATTGGCAGCGTTCGCCTTGTAGTCTATGCCAGCTCTGCCTCGGCGGTCTTAAGCATAGCTCAATCCACCATCTACGACCCAAGCGCTATCTTTAACCAAGTAGCCCCAATTTATTGGCTCAGCTTACTCAATGCAAGTTTGTGCACTGTTATTCCAATGCTACTCATCATGATAGCCATCAACCGAATTGGCTCGCCATTGGTAGCTCAAGCGGGAATACTCGGTCCTGTGTCTACCATTTTTATGGGCTATCTCATTTTGTCAGAACCAGTCACTTGGATGCAAATAGGCGGCATGACTTTAGTGATCGCTGCGATGTGGCTACTAGTTCGTAGTGATCCGCCAAAGAAAAAGTCACCAGACTCAAATGAATCTAGTGACGTAGATGATGCAAAAATCCTCAATTAA